One genomic region from Reichenbachiella ulvae encodes:
- a CDS encoding glycosyltransferase gives MKILTVSTRDISGGAALAAYRFHREYADLGLEATMLVGEKKSDDKSVIECRNRSTAIKSKLEHVPLRMINMTDRNISFFTNGVINEIRKENPDVVHLHWFHNAFLSIEELLEIQKPIIWTMHDMWAFSDARHYVLESEAPEYRSSFIIDKWVWKRKFDVYKKLKNVVFVSPSKWLSTCAGGSILLKDQQVMTIANGVDTKFFVPFEKKELRIKYGLSKDDYIILYVGENINDQRKGFDFFVKALRSISIERDNKIVVAVAGHPGPTVLDSIENVRVVYFGKVENQEKMKDIFSLSNLLVLPTMIDNLPNTLVEAFACGCPAISFDVGGVSDIIDDGSNGLLIDPKDYIALGKGVIWMIENASKIDFSENARRKAIEKFDLNQQAKAYLELFNGLLAKQE, from the coding sequence GTGAAAATATTAACAGTTAGTACTAGAGATATTAGTGGAGGAGCTGCATTGGCGGCATATAGGTTTCATAGGGAATATGCCGATCTTGGACTTGAGGCTACAATGTTAGTTGGTGAAAAAAAGTCAGATGATAAGTCTGTAATAGAATGCAGAAATAGAAGCACTGCGATTAAATCTAAACTAGAACATGTTCCTCTCCGAATGATAAATATGACTGATAGGAACATATCTTTCTTTACTAATGGTGTGATCAATGAAATTAGGAAGGAAAACCCAGATGTTGTACATCTTCATTGGTTTCATAATGCATTTCTCTCTATCGAAGAATTGCTTGAAATTCAAAAACCAATAATTTGGACAATGCATGATATGTGGGCTTTTTCAGACGCAAGACATTATGTATTGGAATCTGAGGCGCCAGAATATAGATCTTCTTTTATAATAGATAAATGGGTTTGGAAAAGAAAGTTTGACGTCTATAAAAAGCTCAAAAATGTGGTCTTTGTATCTCCATCTAAATGGCTTTCAACATGTGCTGGAGGAAGTATTCTTTTAAAAGATCAACAAGTGATGACCATTGCAAATGGTGTTGATACAAAATTCTTTGTTCCTTTTGAAAAAAAGGAATTGCGAATTAAATATGGCTTAAGTAAAGATGATTACATAATTCTCTATGTTGGTGAAAATATAAATGATCAAAGGAAAGGGTTTGATTTCTTTGTTAAGGCCTTAAGGAGCATTTCCATTGAAAGAGACAATAAAATTGTAGTAGCAGTAGCAGGTCATCCGGGTCCCACAGTTCTGGACTCTATTGAAAATGTGAGAGTTGTATATTTCGGGAAAGTTGAAAACCAAGAAAAAATGAAAGATATTTTTTCTTTATCTAATCTGTTAGTATTGCCGACTATGATAGATAATCTTCCGAATACTTTAGTTGAGGCTTTTGCCTGTGGGTGTCCTGCTATTTCTTTCGATGTAGGGGGAGTTAGTGATATTATAGATGACGGTAGCAACGGATTATTAATTGATCCTAAAGACTACATAGCGTTGGGAAAAGGTGTCATATGGATGATTGAGAACGCTTCGAAAATTGACTTTTCTGAAAATGCTAGGAGAAAAGCAATTGAAAAGTTTGACTTGAATCAACAAGCTAAAGCTTATCTAGAATTGTTTAATGGATTGTTGGCGAAACAAGAATGA
- a CDS encoding flippase, with product MNDKSFGSKKIFWNTGFLFVEKVFSFSVSFITSVYVIRYLGPEEFGLLEYANSIVAILLPLSRLGLMDIVVKELVSKGSPQISNVVSTSFTTIFISGCVFFALTCLNFYFLGSEKTLKWLVILTSVRLLFQSFEVFDCYFKSKVAAGYSVLARVTFQVSVSALKLVGVILKMGLFYFALTTIIGLLLQAIVLITSYLVLYDKPKIYLKINLHYAKSLVLDSWPLLISGLSTIIYMKIDQIMLKYFVSQSDLGNYAVAARLSELWYFIPMAIISSVYPSIIKSRSNVKLFQTRFQQLFDVILAISLCLALPITFFGEEVVLFLYGFEYQKSGSVLILHIWACLFGFMGLVQTKWMILKGQQRIKMTFNLAGAVLNILLNLYMIPWLGVIGAAWSTILSLCISNWLLAGLRKGTREVFIVQSRAFLNVIAVKPILMTVRKIIFDSKI from the coding sequence ATGAACGATAAAAGTTTTGGTTCAAAAAAAATTTTCTGGAATACAGGATTTCTATTTGTTGAAAAAGTTTTTTCCTTTTCAGTTTCTTTTATCACAAGTGTATATGTAATTAGGTATTTAGGTCCAGAAGAGTTCGGATTATTAGAATATGCAAATAGTATTGTCGCTATTCTTCTCCCTCTTAGTCGATTAGGATTAATGGACATTGTGGTTAAGGAACTTGTTTCAAAAGGCAGTCCTCAAATATCAAATGTTGTAAGTACATCCTTTACCACTATTTTTATTTCTGGTTGCGTTTTTTTTGCTTTGACTTGTTTAAATTTTTACTTCTTGGGTAGTGAGAAAACCTTAAAATGGCTCGTTATTTTAACATCGGTTAGATTGCTATTTCAGTCTTTCGAAGTATTTGATTGCTATTTTAAGTCGAAAGTTGCTGCAGGATATTCAGTACTGGCAAGAGTGACTTTTCAAGTTTCTGTATCTGCTTTAAAATTAGTTGGTGTCATATTGAAAATGGGTCTTTTCTATTTTGCTTTGACAACAATAATTGGTTTGTTATTACAAGCTATCGTTTTGATTACTTCTTACTTAGTTTTATATGATAAGCCAAAAATCTATTTGAAAATAAATTTGCATTATGCCAAAAGCTTAGTGCTAGACTCTTGGCCTTTATTAATATCAGGCTTGTCTACAATAATTTATATGAAAATAGATCAAATAATGTTGAAATATTTTGTTTCGCAAAGCGACTTAGGAAATTATGCTGTTGCTGCTAGGCTTTCTGAGCTTTGGTATTTTATACCTATGGCAATTATTTCTTCAGTTTATCCATCAATAATAAAAAGCAGGTCAAATGTCAAATTATTTCAAACAAGATTTCAACAGTTATTTGATGTAATTTTGGCAATTTCTCTCTGTTTGGCCCTCCCTATTACCTTTTTTGGTGAAGAGGTTGTTTTGTTTTTATATGGATTTGAATATCAAAAATCTGGATCAGTTTTGATTTTACACATTTGGGCGTGTTTATTTGGTTTCATGGGGTTGGTTCAAACTAAATGGATGATACTTAAGGGACAACAAAGGATAAAAATGACTTTTAATTTGGCTGGTGCCGTGTTAAATATTCTTTTGAATTTATATATGATTCCATGGCTGGGTGTAATTGGTGCCGCATGGTCAACAATCCTATCTTTGTGTATTTCAAATTGGTTATTGGCTGGTTTGAGAAAAGGAACAAGAGAAGTTTTCATTGTTCAGTCTCGAGCCTTTTTAAATGTCATTGCTGTTAAACCTATTTTGATGACAGTAAGGAAAATTATTTTTGACTCTAAAATTTAA
- a CDS encoding polysaccharide pyruvyl transferase family protein: MNIAIYGSYKYGNYGDELMAIVIANYIKSKGFKPIVYGLDYELAKELQIESTFSVTDLISRASVCLIGGGAFLSFGENSNLNPIEIEHEEEIIQLKNECLSKGCDVYCISIGGDGHKLYEGKMRYGRQDFFSSEVFKGGSIRLENDLKIFKNTIKSVEFVPDILWTTSKVASFNSELSNRESGKVRIGINLHTNKKSLINVLKFVSKFLGNIDLYFVKLHRSDEFKGEYLSKNESRNIKYDNPWLFLNSIRSLDLIVSHKLHLGITGLTFNVPFVSIGAKPKTISQLEMVNTGFADWNKSKTSAIIMFVKLFLFPKWFVKRVHNSFDWKEIERLKIEANRNFDLIDKICDEY, from the coding sequence ATGAATATCGCAATTTATGGATCTTATAAATATGGAAATTATGGTGATGAATTGATGGCGATCGTCATTGCAAATTATATTAAATCAAAGGGATTTAAACCAATAGTTTATGGATTGGATTATGAACTTGCCAAAGAATTACAAATAGAGTCAACTTTTTCTGTCACAGATCTAATAAGTAGAGCATCGGTTTGCTTAATAGGTGGGGGGGCTTTTTTGTCATTTGGAGAAAACTCAAATTTGAACCCAATAGAGATTGAGCATGAAGAAGAAATTATTCAATTGAAAAATGAATGTTTGAGTAAGGGTTGTGATGTGTATTGTATCTCGATTGGAGGTGATGGTCATAAATTATATGAGGGTAAGATGCGTTATGGAAGGCAGGATTTTTTTAGTAGTGAAGTGTTTAAGGGTGGAAGCATAAGACTTGAAAATGATCTAAAAATATTCAAAAACACAATAAAATCAGTGGAATTTGTTCCTGATATTTTGTGGACAACCTCTAAAGTAGCTTCTTTTAACTCAGAATTGTCAAATAGGGAAAGTGGAAAGGTTCGAATAGGAATTAATTTGCATACCAATAAGAAAAGCCTGATTAATGTTCTAAAATTTGTTTCTAAGTTTTTGGGTAATATTGATCTATACTTTGTGAAATTACATCGATCAGATGAATTTAAAGGAGAATATCTTTCCAAGAACGAATCTAGAAATATAAAATACGATAACCCATGGCTCTTTTTAAACAGTATAAGGTCCCTAGACTTGATAGTGTCTCATAAATTGCATCTTGGAATAACTGGGTTGACGTTTAATGTGCCGTTTGTTTCAATTGGTGCAAAACCTAAGACAATTTCTCAATTAGAAATGGTTAATACCGGTTTTGCAGATTGGAATAAAAGTAAAACTAGTGCGATAATAATGTTTGTTAAACTGTTTCTTTTTCCAAAATGGTTTGTTAAGCGGGTACACAATTCGTTTGACTGGAAAGAAATAGAGAGATTGAAAATTGAAGCAAATAGAAACTTTGATTTGATTGATAAAATATGTGATGAGTATTGA
- a CDS encoding O-antigen ligase family protein yields MSIDAKMMAPKAYIVEGILLFVGILFLRGTFIAEMYFNAALASIFIFSAILINFKLNKVESKLHFFIVGLLLVFIIGGIISIFKNPESSTGIMKSVLTFLIPVFLFLLIPFTSKRIAIAFKLIILLDVILIISYVLTLIIFAFSSKLYFLFGINYDYYIDAKVYFPFTILYGGAYNAGSVFIPRLLGIYREGGIAQIMFFYCFLQVDYLFNTKRKILKWVLLFGVLITFSTAGLATAIFMIGHLYLDKKDWKIRFSTGIYISIFAVLLLLGALFAPHVGLIDKSSGASYDYRADAQDNAWSIIMDRPFLGSGYLNDVKNTPPTNLLASIYQFGIPLWSGLVIIYLSGVISCNKRTLQKLVEFTPLVLTLFFSQPLYFQPLFILYMSWWIKSGDFGFAGPNSTKRCIAL; encoded by the coding sequence ATGAGTATTGATGCAAAAATGATGGCTCCAAAAGCTTATATAGTTGAGGGCATTTTACTTTTTGTCGGAATATTGTTCCTGAGAGGTACATTTATTGCAGAGATGTATTTTAATGCTGCTTTGGCTTCAATTTTTATTTTTTCAGCTATTCTGATCAATTTTAAATTGAACAAAGTTGAATCTAAGTTGCATTTTTTTATTGTAGGTTTATTATTAGTTTTTATTATCGGAGGTATAATTTCTATTTTTAAAAATCCAGAGTCTTCAACTGGGATTATGAAGTCTGTATTAACTTTCTTAATTCCTGTGTTTTTATTTCTGCTAATTCCATTTACTTCAAAGAGGATCGCAATTGCGTTCAAATTGATCATATTGCTGGACGTCATTTTAATAATTTCCTATGTTTTGACACTAATAATTTTTGCATTCAGCTCAAAGTTATACTTTCTTTTTGGGATAAATTATGATTACTATATTGATGCTAAGGTGTATTTCCCATTCACAATACTTTATGGGGGAGCTTATAATGCAGGAAGCGTTTTTATTCCAAGGTTATTAGGAATTTATCGTGAGGGGGGAATAGCCCAAATAATGTTTTTTTATTGCTTCTTACAGGTAGACTATTTGTTCAATACAAAAAGAAAGATTTTAAAATGGGTCTTATTATTTGGTGTACTAATTACCTTTTCAACTGCTGGCCTTGCGACTGCTATATTTATGATTGGTCATTTGTATTTGGATAAAAAGGACTGGAAGATACGGTTTTCTACAGGAATTTACATTTCCATATTTGCAGTTTTGTTATTATTGGGAGCTCTATTTGCACCACATGTTGGTTTGATTGATAAATCTTCAGGAGCTAGCTATGATTATAGAGCGGATGCACAAGACAATGCCTGGTCCATAATCATGGATAGACCATTTTTAGGCTCTGGGTACTTAAACGATGTTAAGAATACCCCTCCTACTAACTTATTGGCATCAATTTATCAATTTGGTATTCCCTTATGGTCTGGGCTTGTAATTATATATTTGAGTGGAGTTATTTCTTGTAATAAAAGGACTCTTCAAAAACTCGTTGAGTTTACCCCTCTAGTATTAACATTGTTTTTTTCTCAACCCTTATATTTTCAGCCTTTATTCATATTGTATATGTCTTGGTGGATTAAATCGGGAGATTTCGGGTTTGCAGGTCCAAATTCCACAAAACGTTGTATTGCGTTATAA
- a CDS encoding serine acetyltransferase yields the protein MKYIFQDFKKNWEAKNWKGIIFMISFRLTSLIRANRFAMLFFFVIPILHVLLFNWLMGFDIPLKTIIGKDFVIFHGHGVVINAKTKIGRNVTIRQHTTIGTIDMVENEGSLAPEIGDNVQIGAHVIILGPIEIGHNSIIGAGTLVLKSVPSGFKVFGNPITLKPINPRF from the coding sequence ATGAAATATATTTTTCAGGATTTTAAAAAAAATTGGGAAGCAAAGAATTGGAAGGGGATTATTTTTATGATTTCGTTTAGGCTAACGAGTCTGATTAGAGCAAATAGGTTCGCAATGCTCTTTTTTTTTGTTATTCCAATACTACATGTTTTATTATTTAATTGGTTAATGGGTTTTGACATTCCTCTTAAAACAATAATTGGTAAGGATTTTGTGATTTTCCATGGTCATGGTGTGGTTATAAACGCTAAGACCAAAATAGGTAGGAATGTGACGATTAGACAGCATACAACAATAGGCACAATAGATATGGTTGAAAATGAAGGCTCATTGGCTCCTGAGATTGGTGATAATGTGCAAATTGGTGCCCATGTTATAATTTTGGGTCCAATTGAAATTGGTCATAATTCGATAATAGGTGCAGGAACGTTAGTTTTAAAGAGTGTCCCTAGTGGTTTCAAGGTGTTTGGCAATCCAATCACATTGAAACCAATAAATCCTCGTTTTTGA
- a CDS encoding glycosyltransferase family 2 protein: protein MLYIKHLLKNNMITFIVATYNAGRTLRACLTSFRYQTDKNFRLIIIDGMSDDNTINIIKEFEDVVEKWISEEDRGIYDAWNKALDHVETDWVAFLGADDRLMDENSIKNLNILSENNDADFIYGKTAFHDLSDREVWVQANSWNAIRDDFFKGIMKIPHPGMLHKACLFKEYGTYDISYKISSDYEFILRVLLKKESIVFSGVNSQVIIQEGGISHDYKSRIKSLEEVRSILKKHEQNVNNLKLRLYMFRTKCLYILSRFLGDSGTKALRKILNE from the coding sequence ATGCTTTATATAAAGCATTTACTAAAAAATAATATGATCACGTTTATTGTAGCTACATATAATGCCGGGAGAACTTTGCGTGCTTGTCTGACAAGCTTTCGCTATCAAACTGACAAAAATTTTAGGCTTATTATCATTGATGGGATGTCAGATGATAATACTATTAATATCATTAAAGAATTCGAAGATGTTGTTGAAAAATGGATATCAGAGGAAGATAGAGGTATTTATGATGCTTGGAATAAAGCGCTTGATCATGTAGAAACTGATTGGGTTGCTTTTTTGGGGGCTGATGACCGCTTAATGGATGAGAATTCTATAAAAAATTTGAACATTCTTTCGGAAAACAATGATGCAGATTTTATTTATGGTAAGACAGCTTTTCATGATTTATCTGATCGTGAAGTTTGGGTTCAGGCAAACAGCTGGAATGCTATTAGAGATGATTTTTTTAAGGGTATAATGAAGATTCCTCATCCGGGAATGCTACATAAGGCATGTTTATTTAAAGAGTATGGAACTTATGATATAAGTTATAAAATATCAAGTGACTATGAATTCATACTTAGAGTACTCTTAAAAAAAGAGTCAATTGTTTTTTCTGGTGTGAATTCCCAAGTGATAATTCAGGAGGGAGGTATTAGTCATGATTATAAATCTAGAATTAAAAGTTTGGAAGAGGTGAGGAGCATTCTTAAAAAACACGAACAAAATGTAAATAACCTTAAGCTTAGACTTTATATGTTTAGGACTAAGTGTTTATACATTTTAAGCAGATTTTTGGGTGACTCTGGAACAAAAGCGCTCAGAAAAATTCTTAATGAATAA
- a CDS encoding glycosyltransferase family 4 protein, translating to MKILLIGPFPEPVTGESLANQVLNNYLIAQNHDVCKLDTSHNILSSKKGALNFVQLASLFKGWLQFWKINFYEIVYITPGQSFFGVVKYAPFIIIAKILKKKIVVHIHGGGLIQTRSRLKGFKRKFIAFILGMADRGIVLSSSLRANLSGVIEETDIFEISNFASDDVYEIEIDEKKYDRPRVLYLSNLMIGKGIIEVIKSFEALRDKRIEFRLAGSIESSAKDRIETLIKETNISYLGSVTGLEKILQLQWSNVSILPTFYETEGQPISIIEGMVAGNYIITTKQGGIPDIVEDKLNGSIINARSTDEIVEILSTLERTPDILKTVGIKNYASTRKKYRVSRFGDDIIKVLKTLETS from the coding sequence ATGAAAATACTATTAATTGGCCCATTTCCAGAACCAGTTACAGGAGAATCCTTGGCCAATCAGGTGCTAAATAATTATTTGATTGCCCAAAATCATGATGTTTGTAAATTAGATACAAGTCATAACATTTTGTCTTCTAAAAAAGGAGCCCTCAATTTTGTACAATTGGCATCATTGTTCAAAGGGTGGCTTCAATTTTGGAAGATAAACTTCTATGAAATTGTATATATAACTCCTGGACAATCTTTTTTCGGAGTCGTTAAGTATGCTCCTTTTATCATAATTGCTAAAATCCTCAAAAAAAAAATAGTAGTTCATATTCATGGTGGCGGTTTAATTCAAACCAGAAGCCGGTTGAAAGGTTTCAAGAGGAAGTTCATAGCTTTCATATTGGGAATGGCGGATCGAGGAATTGTGCTTTCATCGAGCTTGAGAGCTAATTTAAGTGGGGTCATTGAGGAGACGGATATATTTGAGATTTCTAATTTTGCATCGGATGATGTCTATGAAATCGAGATTGATGAGAAAAAATATGACCGCCCGAGAGTTCTTTATTTAAGCAATTTAATGATTGGTAAGGGAATCATTGAGGTTATTAAATCTTTTGAAGCTCTTAGAGACAAAAGGATTGAATTCAGATTGGCAGGTTCTATTGAGTCAAGTGCAAAAGATAGAATAGAAACGCTTATAAAAGAGACAAATATTTCATATTTGGGTTCAGTTACGGGGCTCGAGAAGATTCTACAACTCCAATGGTCTAATGTATCAATTTTACCAACTTTTTACGAAACAGAAGGTCAACCAATTAGTATTATTGAAGGTATGGTTGCAGGGAATTATATTATTACAACCAAACAAGGCGGAATCCCAGATATAGTTGAAGATAAGTTAAACGGATCTATTATTAATGCCAGGTCAACTGATGAAATTGTTGAAATTTTATCAACACTGGAAAGGACCCCTGATATATTAAAAACTGTTGGTATAAAAAATTATGCTTCGACACGAAAAAAATACAGGGTGTCTAGATTTGGAGACGATATCATTAAAGTTTTAAAAACACTTGAAACTTCGTGA
- a CDS encoding WcaI family glycosyltransferase: MNQKITLYSYYSPEEITGIGKYNGEMIDFFLSKNLRVNSFSNVPFYPYWKKYEGFENAFYSKKTKGDLIDVRSKVYIPESPRAFKKIFSEISFLFSSSIALLLNLRNIKKSSLFLVVNPPFFIGVLPLVLGKILRVPVCFHVQDLQVDAAEELGLLPNWLCRFLRIIERTILKSADHVSTISVGMKEKIDRKNISREVLLVPNWSDLDEIIPGNSKWLHDYIQVEHFKKLIVYSGNVGEKQGLDIVLEAAKFLEEDSDIVFVILGAGLYLETLKEKAKLMGLSNLVISDLVPKANLNDMLQSSHIQLVVQKSAGADSFLPSKLTNIMSAGCACIITAEKGTGLYTLMKASNSALLVDPDDPKQMENGIRYLLENCKMYEQMKIEARIWAENNLAIDKCLSPIIDLIN, from the coding sequence GTGAATCAGAAAATAACTTTATATTCATATTATTCTCCAGAAGAAATAACCGGAATAGGTAAATATAATGGAGAAATGATTGACTTCTTTTTGTCTAAGAATTTAAGAGTCAATTCATTTTCAAACGTGCCATTTTATCCATATTGGAAAAAGTATGAAGGCTTTGAAAATGCATTTTATTCAAAGAAAACAAAAGGAGATTTAATTGATGTTAGGAGTAAAGTATATATCCCTGAATCACCAAGGGCATTTAAGAAGATTTTTTCTGAAATTAGTTTTCTGTTTTCTAGTTCGATAGCCTTACTTTTGAATCTTAGAAATATCAAAAAATCATCTCTTTTTCTTGTTGTTAATCCACCTTTTTTTATTGGCGTTCTACCCTTAGTATTGGGAAAAATTTTGAGAGTACCTGTTTGTTTTCATGTGCAGGATCTTCAGGTTGATGCAGCAGAAGAATTAGGGCTTCTACCAAATTGGCTTTGCAGGTTTCTGAGAATTATTGAAAGGACAATTTTGAAGTCAGCAGATCATGTCAGTACAATAAGTGTGGGGATGAAGGAAAAGATAGACCGAAAGAATATATCAAGAGAGGTTTTGTTGGTTCCAAATTGGTCAGATCTGGATGAAATCATTCCTGGAAATTCTAAGTGGCTGCATGATTATATTCAAGTTGAGCACTTCAAGAAATTAATAGTTTACTCTGGAAATGTAGGTGAAAAGCAGGGACTGGATATTGTTTTGGAAGCGGCTAAGTTTTTGGAAGAGGATAGTGATATTGTTTTTGTTATTTTGGGCGCAGGGCTTTACTTAGAGACATTAAAAGAAAAGGCAAAGTTAATGGGATTAAGTAACCTTGTAATATCAGACCTTGTGCCTAAGGCTAATTTGAATGACATGCTACAGAGTTCTCATATTCAACTTGTTGTTCAAAAGAGTGCAGGTGCCGATTCTTTTTTGCCAAGCAAGTTAACAAATATAATGTCTGCTGGATGCGCTTGTATCATTACGGCAGAAAAAGGAACGGGTCTTTATACATTAATGAAAGCAAGTAATTCTGCATTGTTGGTGGATCCTGATGACCCAAAGCAAATGGAAAATGGTATTAGGTATCTATTGGAAAATTGTAAAATGTATGAACAAATGAAAATTGAGGCAAGGATATGGGCAGAGAATAACTTAGCAATTGATAAATGTTTGTCGCCTATTATTGATTTAATCAATTAA
- the gmd gene encoding GDP-mannose 4,6-dehydratase encodes MKKALVTGITGQDGAYLAELLLEKGYEVHGIKRRSSIFNTDRIDHLYQDPHKDGTKMFLHYGDLTDSMNLTRLIQEIQPDEIYNLGAMSHVRVSFDTPEYVANVDGIGTLRLLEAVRLLGLTEKTRIYQASTSELYGLVQEVPQKETTPFYPRSPYAVAKMYGYWITVNYREAYNMYACNGILFNHESPLRGETFVTRKITRAVSKMALGLQECVYMGNLDSKRDWGHAKDYVRGMWLMLQQDKPEDFVLATGVTTTIRDFIKMAFSHVGVELEFTGEGVNEVAKVKSSANPEYSFKIGQEVVKIDPKYFRPTEVDLLIGDPTKANTKLGWKPEYDLEALVTEMMESDLKLFEKDKYLLEGGHEILKQAE; translated from the coding sequence ATGAAGAAAGCATTAGTTACAGGAATCACAGGTCAGGACGGCGCTTATTTAGCGGAGTTGTTGTTGGAAAAAGGATATGAGGTTCACGGGATAAAAAGAAGATCTTCTATATTTAATACAGATAGAATAGACCATCTATACCAAGACCCACATAAGGATGGAACGAAAATGTTTCTTCATTATGGTGATTTGACGGATTCTATGAATTTGACTCGATTGATCCAAGAAATTCAACCGGATGAAATTTATAATCTTGGGGCCATGTCTCACGTTCGTGTTAGCTTTGATACGCCGGAGTATGTTGCTAATGTTGATGGTATTGGTACTTTGAGATTGCTTGAGGCTGTACGGCTTTTAGGGTTAACTGAGAAGACCAGAATTTACCAGGCTTCCACTTCAGAGTTGTATGGTTTGGTGCAGGAAGTGCCGCAAAAAGAAACGACTCCTTTTTATCCAAGGTCACCATATGCTGTAGCGAAAATGTATGGGTATTGGATCACAGTCAATTATAGAGAAGCATACAATATGTATGCTTGTAATGGGATTTTATTCAATCATGAGTCTCCTTTGAGAGGGGAAACCTTTGTAACCCGTAAAATTACGCGAGCAGTTTCTAAGATGGCGTTAGGTCTTCAGGAATGCGTGTATATGGGGAATTTGGATTCTAAGCGTGATTGGGGCCATGCAAAAGACTATGTACGTGGTATGTGGTTGATGCTTCAGCAGGATAAGCCTGAAGATTTTGTTTTGGCAACTGGAGTGACCACAACAATTCGCGATTTTATTAAAATGGCATTTTCACATGTAGGTGTTGAACTAGAGTTTACTGGAGAAGGAGTCAATGAAGTGGCGAAAGTGAAATCATCAGCTAATCCAGAATACTCATTTAAAATTGGACAGGAGGTTGTCAAAATTGATCCAAAGTATTTTAGACCGACCGAGGTAGATTTGCTTATTGGAGATCCCACCAAAGCAAACACTAAATTGGGTTGGAAGCCAGAATATGATTTGGAGGCTTTGGTAACTGAAATGATGGAGTCAGATCTTAAGCTCTTCGAGAAGGATAAATATTTGCTGGAAGGTGGTCACGAGATCTTGAAGCAGGCAGAGTAA
- the fcl gene encoding GDP-L-fucose synthase, with protein sequence MDKESKIYVAGHRGMVGSAIVRNLEAKGFTNVIYRTSKELDLKNQAAVDEFFSEENPEYVFLAAAKVGGIHANNIYRGEFLYDNLMIEANVIHAAYQHMVKKLLFLGSSCIYPKMADQPIHEDSLLTGPLEQTNEPYAIAKIAGIKLCETYRDQYGVDFISGMPTNLYGPNDNYDLNNSHVLPALIRKFHTAKVNNTAQVEIWGTGSPMREFLHVDDLAEACFFLMENYSDGQTINIGFGSDLTIKDLALTVKEVVGYEGDLIFNTDKPDGTPKKLMSSERINALGWSAKISLKDGIEKVYAEVDKSDWK encoded by the coding sequence ATGGATAAGGAATCGAAAATTTATGTGGCCGGCCATCGAGGAATGGTTGGCTCTGCTATTGTTAGAAACCTTGAAGCAAAGGGGTTTACGAATGTGATTTATAGGACATCTAAAGAGCTTGATTTGAAGAATCAGGCGGCAGTCGATGAATTTTTTTCAGAGGAAAATCCTGAATACGTATTCTTAGCTGCAGCAAAGGTTGGCGGAATACATGCAAACAATATTTATAGAGGAGAGTTTCTTTATGATAATCTTATGATTGAAGCCAACGTGATTCACGCTGCTTATCAGCATATGGTTAAGAAACTTTTATTCTTAGGAAGTTCATGCATATATCCAAAAATGGCCGATCAACCGATACATGAGGATAGTCTGTTAACTGGTCCATTAGAGCAAACAAATGAGCCCTATGCAATTGCCAAGATTGCAGGTATTAAGCTTTGTGAAACCTATAGAGACCAGTATGGAGTTGATTTTATCTCTGGGATGCCTACTAATTTGTATGGTCCAAATGACAATTACGATTTAAATAATTCTCATGTACTGCCTGCTTTAATTCGAAAGTTTCATACGGCTAAAGTAAATAATACAGCTCAAGTTGAGATATGGGGTACAGGGTCTCCGATGAGAGAGTTTTTGCATGTGGATGACTTAGCAGAGGCTTGTTTCTTTCTGATGGAGAATTATTCTGATGGTCAGACGATCAATATAGGTTTTGGTTCAGATTTGACTATAAAGGATTTAGCACTGACAGTTAAGGAGGTTGTTGGTTATGAGGGAGACTTAATTTTTAATACTGACAAACCTGATGGAACACCGAAAAAACTGATGAGTAGTGAAAGAATTAATGCTTTAGGGTGGTCAGCAAAGATTTCGTTGAAAGATGGAATTGAAAAGGTATATGCTGAGGTTGATAAAAGTGATTGGAAATAA